A genomic window from Vitis riparia cultivar Riparia Gloire de Montpellier isolate 1030 chromosome 18, EGFV_Vit.rip_1.0, whole genome shotgun sequence includes:
- the LOC117907833 gene encoding hippocampus abundant transcript 1 protein-like → MEKLSGLRHLFMTVFLFNFATFMVIPAITDVTMAALCPGRDECSIAIYLTGFQQVIIGLGTLVMMPLVGNLSDMYGRKALLTIPMCLTIIPLAILAWSRSRNFFYAYFVLKTLTSMVCEGSVHCLTLAYVADNIPEIRRASAFGVLSGVGSSAFVCGTLSARFLKTSSTFQVAASVAAVAAVYMKLFLPDSVIKDGVLDRAILEQKPCVIHLDGESAQDSPVFKSMPSLDDMLSLLQTSSTFTKAAIVAFFSNLGDVGLHTSLMYYLKARFHFNKHQFADLMMISGIAGTISQLVLMPILAPTIGEEKLLAIGLLFSCSHMFLYSIAWSFWVPYAAAMFSILIVFAPPCIRSIASKQVGPSEQGKVQGCISGISSFAHVVSPLAFTPLTALFLSDGAPFNFPGFSIMCIGFASMIAFLQSLTIRAAPPISNKKVGNCSYTEA, encoded by the exons ATGGAAAAGCTTTCTGGGTTGAGACACCTATTTATGACTGTTTTTCTCTTCAATTTCGCCACGTTCATGGTGATTCCGGCCATCACCGACGTCACTATGGCTGCGCTTTGTCCCGGAAGAGATGAGTGCTCCATCGCCATTTACCTCACCGGATTTCAACAagtg ATAATAGGATTGGGAACACTGGTGATGATGCCTCTGGTGGGTAATCTGTCGGATATGTATGGGAGGAAGGCTTTGCTCACGATCCCAATGTGTCTCACTATTATCCCCTTAG CGATATTAGCTTGGAGTAGAAGCAGGAATTTTTTTTACGCGTACTTCGTGCTAAAGACGCTTACTTCTATGGTTTGCGAAGGAAGCGTACACTGCCTCACCCTGGCTTATGTG GCGGATAATATTCCGGAGATTCGACGAGCGTCAGCATTTGGAGTTCTTTCCGGGGTTGGATCATCTGCATTCGTTTGCGGGACTCTCTCTGCTCGTTTTCTCAAAACTTCTTCCACGTTTCAG GTTGCCGCGTCGGTTGCGGCGGTGGCGGCTGTGTACATGAAGCTGTTCCTTCCGGATTCGGTCATAAAGGACGGCGTTTTGGATCGGGCAATCTTAGAGCAAAAGCCTTGTGTCATTCATTTGGATGGGGAATCCGCTCAGGACTCGCCAGTATTCAAATCAATGCCATCGCTGGATGATATGCTCTCCTTGTTGCAGACCAG CTCCACGTTTACAAAAGCCGCAATTGTCGCCTTCTTCAGCAATCTTGGGGATGTTGGCCTTCATACTTCGTTAATG TACTACTTAAAGGCCCGCTTTCACTTCAACAAGCACCAGTTTGCGGACTTGATGATGATTTCTGGGATTGCAGGCACAATATCACAA CTGGTTCTTATGCCCATATTGGCTCCCACCATAGGAGAGGAGAAGCTGCTCGCAATAGGGCTCCTCTTTAGCTGTTCACAT ATGTTTCTTTACAGCATCGCCTGGTCCTTCTGG GTCCCTTATGCAGCCGCTATGTTCTCCATTTTGATTGTTTTTGCGCCACCATGC ATTCGGAGCATAGCATCCAAACAAGTCGGTCCCAGTGAGCAG GGGAAGGTGCAAGGGTGCATTTCGGGCATATCTTCCTTTGCTCATGTCGTTTCTCCCTTGGCTTTCACTCCTCTGACAG CTCTGTTCCTCTCTGACGGAGCACCATTTAATTTCCCTGGTTTCAGTATCATGTGCATTGGATTTGCTTCG ATGATAGCATTCCTTCAGAGTTTAACGATAAGGGCGGCTCCTCcgatttcaaataaaaaagttgGTAACTGCAGCTACACGGAGGCCTAG
- the LOC117905970 gene encoding thioredoxin-like protein CDSP32, chloroplastic, translated as MATIANFLSKPPSSLPPKINALSSVFSSSLSFTKPRPLMMKLGTSRSTNSFTVKATAAPSKTKKAESDERVKHVHSIEEFDEALRTAKNKLVVVEFGASHSIHSKKIYPFMVDLSRQCSDVEFLLVMGDESEKTRELCQRENIDQVPHFSFYKNKEKIHEEEGIGPDELMGDVLYYGDNHSAVVQLHSGEDVERLIQDHKADNKLIVLDVGLKHCGPCVKVYPTVIKLSRQMTDTVVFARMNGDENDSCMKFLKEMDVVEVPTFLFIRDGEICGRYVGSGKGELIGEILRYQGVRVTY; from the coding sequence ATGGCTACAATCGCGAACTTCTTGTCTAAGCCCCCTTCATCTCTGCCCCCTAAAATCAATGCTTTGTCCTCCGTTTTTTCATCTTCTCTGTCCTTTACAAAACCCAGACCCCTAATGATGAAACTTGGAACAAGCAGAAGCACTAACAGCTTCACAGTGAAAGCCACAGCGGCACCAAGCAAGACTAAGAAAGCCGAGAGTGATGAGAGAGTAAAACATGTCCACAGCATAGAGGAGTTCGACGAAGCCCTTCGAACGGCGAAAAACAAGCTGGTGGTGGTGGAATTCGGCGCCAGCCACAGCATCCACAGCAAAAAAATCTACCCTTTCATGGTGGACCTCAGCCGCCAATGCAGCGACGTGGAGTTTTTATTAGTAATGGGCGACGAATCGGAAAAAACCAGAGAACTCTGCCAGAGGGAGAACATCGACCAAGTCCCACACTTCAGCTTCTACAAGAACAAGGAGAAGATCCACGAGGAAGAAGGGATCGGCCCAGATGAGCTGATGGGAGACGTGCTATACTACGGAGACAACCACTCGGCTGTGGTGCAACTGCACTCGGGAGAAGATGTGGAGCGGCTGATCCAAGACCATAAAGCTGACAACAAGCTCATAGTTCTGGATGTGGGATTGAAGCACTGTGGGCCCTGCGTGAAGGTGTATCCAACGGTGATTAAGCTCTCAAGGCAGATGACTGATACGGTGGTGTTCGCCAGAATGAACGGGGATGAGAACGATAGCTGCATGAAGTTCTTGAAGGAGATGGACGTTGTAGAGGTGCCCacgtttttatttataagagaTGGTGAGATCTGTGGAAGGTACGTGGGTTCTGGGAAAGGAGAGCTTATCGGGGAAATTCTTAGATACCAAGGAGTTCGTGTTACCTATTAA
- the LOC117907179 gene encoding uncharacterized protein At1g76070, with protein sequence MEKPAKSKNMILKFLPKAASVINFQNSTPFSPGRDHKRSSDSTNKFKPHGAGRGFSGPMISMIPVEAHWRSSSGNFDRQEPTSPKVSCMGQVKDKHKKRIPKTKRASPPKESKESKPREMKKQHSTLRRIFRSSNSGRKSDASSDDKPSLPDRAPSLGQMKRFSSGRNAFSNFDWTAPVAPVDSDHRSYYSDEERGDFEEEDEEFIIPFSAPILVGGAVALEPRKEVNLWKRRTLVPPRPLQLNTIVK encoded by the coding sequence ATGGAGAAACCAGCTAAATCGAAGAATATGATATTGAAGTTTCTGCCAAAAGCAGCTTCTGTCATCAACTTTCAGAACAGTACTCCTTTCAGTCCAGGAAGAGACCACAAGAGATCATCGGATAGTACGAACAAGTTCAAACCCCATGGCGCTGGGAGAGGATTTTCCGGTCCGATGATATCAATGATTCCAGTGGAGGCTCATTGGAGATCAAGCAGTGGGAACTTCGATAGGCAAGAACCCACTTCTCCGAAGGTCTCATGTATGGGCCAAGTCAAGGACAAACACAAGAAAAGGATTCCTAAAACTAAGCGCGCTTCGCCGCCGAAGGAGTCGAAGGAATCGAAGCCTCGGGAGATGAAGAAGCAACACTCGACGCTTCGGAGGATCTTTCGGAGTTCAAATTCGGGAAGAAAATCTGATGCTTCTTCTGATGATAAGCCTTCGCTGCCAGACCGAGCGCCTTCTTTGGGCCAGATGAAGAGGTTTTCGAGCGGTCGCAATGCCTTTTCGAACTTCGATTGGACGGCTCCGGTTGCGCCGGTGGATTCAGACCACCGGAGTTACTATTCCGACGAAGAGAGAGGAGACtttgaagaagaagacgaagagTTTATTATTCCTTTCTCCGCACCCATTCTGGTAGGTGGAGCAGTGGCGTTGGAGCCAAGGAAAGAGGTCAATCTATGGAAGAGAAGAACCTTGGTTCCACCGAGGCCTCTTCAATTGAACACCATTGTCAAATAA
- the LOC117907544 gene encoding 24-methylenesterol C-methyltransferase 2, protein MDSLTLFCTAALLAGGLYWFVCILGSAEQTGKRGVDLSGGSISAEKVQDKYKQYWSFFRRPKEIETAEKVPDFVDTFYNLVTDIYEWGWGQSFHFSPAVPGKSHRDATRLHEEMAVDLIDVKPGDRILDVGCGVGGPMRAIAAHSRANVVGITINEYQVNRARLHNRKAGLDSLCEVVCGNFLQMPFADNSFDGAYSIEATCHAPELEEVYAEIFRVLKPGSMYVSYEWVTTDKFKAEDPEHVDVIQGIERGDALPGLRPYSDIAATARKVGFEVVKEKDLAKPPAMPWWTRLKMGRIAYWRNHILIMIFAALGIAPKGTVDVHEMLFKTADYLTRGGESGIFTPMHMILCRKPESSEHD, encoded by the coding sequence atGGATTCACTCACTCTCTTCTGTACGGCGGCTCTTTTGGCCGGCGGCCTCTACTGGTTCGTCTGCATTCTTGGGTCAGCAGAACAGACGGGAAAGAGGGGCGTGGATCTCTCCGGCGGGTCGATCTCGGCGGAGAAGGTTCAAGACAAGTACAAACAGTACTGGTCCTTCTTTCGCCGACCCAAAGAAATCGAAACCGCCGAGAAAGTGCCTGACTTTGTAGATACATTCTACAATCTCGTCACAGACATCTACGAATGGGGATGGGGCCAGTCCTTCCACTTCTCTCCCGCCGTCCCGGGGAAGTCCCACCGTGACGCCACGCGCCTCCATGAGGAGATGGCGGTGGATCTCATCGACGTAAAGCCCGGAGATCGAATCCTGGACGTTGGATGCGGAGTGGGAGGTCCTATGCGCGCAATCGCGGCTCACTCGCGGGCCAATGTTGTGGGGATCACCATCAATGAGTACCAAGTGAATCGCGCCCGCTTGCACAACAGAAAGGCCGGGTTGGACTCGCTCTGCGAAGTCGTGTGTGGCAATTTCCTCCAGATGCCGTTCGCTGACAACAGCTTCGACGGCGCGTACTCCATCGAAGCTACGTGCCACGCGCCGGAGCTCGAAGAAGTCTACGCCGAGATCTTTAGGGTTTTGAAACCCGGATCTATGTACGTGTCCTACGAATGGGTTACAACGGACAAGTTCAAAGCAGAAGATCCAGAACACGTGGATGTCATTCAAGGCATCGAGAGAGGTGATGCTTTGCCTGGCCTGAGGCCCTACTCCGACATCGCTGCGACGGCGAGGAAGGTAGGGTTCGAGGTGGTGAAAGAGAAGGATCTGGCGAAACCACCGGCGATGCCATGGTGGACAAGGTTGAAGATGGGTAGGATTGCCTACTGGAGGAACCACATTCTGATTATGATATTCGCCGCCTTGGGAATCGCACCAAAGGGAACTGTGGATGTTCATGAGATGCTGTTCAAGACAGCTGATTATCTCACAAGAGGCGGCGAGTCCGGAATTTTCACTCCAATGCACATGATCCTCTGCAGAAAACCTGAATCCTCAGAACACGATTGA